The genome window ACAACTGGGAATAGTTCCATGGTCCTGTTCAGAATTGGTTCAGAATGACTCGTTATACTGAGCGTGTAGTTGTTCAAATTAGAAATGTACACGAGGAGGAACATGAATTGAAGGGGAAACAAAACAAAAAACGGCTTAAGCCAATATTGAAAAAAAGCATGTTGACTGCGCTCGGATTGGGCATTGCATTGCCTATAGGTGGAACGCTTCCGCAGGCTGACGCAGGTGCAATTGGTCCGGTAATAAACATTTCACAACCTGTTCTTAATGATGGCATCAACTGGTTAAGTTATTCATCGAAACCAAATGATCCTTCTTTACGCGATGTGCCCATCGAGGTGACCATCAATAGTATCATCAGAATCAATCTAAGTACACAATTTCGATCCGATGAGTATAGCCCGCCTACAGCCAGCTCAAGTGATAGCAGTATCGCTGAGGTGTATGTAGAAACCAGACAAGATGAGAATATGCCAACACCTGAGAGCACATTGGTGGTTATTCCTCGCCAAAGCGGCAAAATCAGCATCGAATTAAAAGCGAATTATATGATCTCTGGTGCACCAGAGACTGTTACGGATAACATTGAACTTTACATTAGTAAAAAAGGGGATGTAAATGCAGACGGAAAAGTGAATTCCCTGGATGCATCTGACCTTTTCAGTTATCTTCGTAACATGATGACTCGTCGCAGCTTTTCTTATGTAGAGATGAACCGAATGGATGTGGATCGTAATACGGAACCCACGCTCGGGGACATGGATGCTTTGTTAAAAGGGTACAAAGGCAAAACACTTGGCGGAAAAAACAATGACTATGTGTTGACCTTCAAGCAAGTAGATGATGCGCCGTATGTACTAAATGGTGAATTGATGAATGCCATGTTAATTGGAAATGAAATTGGGGTTCGTCATTATATAATGGATATTGATTACAATGATTCCCTTAATACTCCTTCTTACCAGTGGTACCGCGCGACAGAAGCTACGGGAGAAGATATGCTGCCAATCGAAGGGGAAACAGGAGCACAGTATACCGTTAAAGAAGAGGACGAAGGTTATTATCTTGTGCTCGAAGTTATTACTCAGTCCACTTGGGACTCCAATACGGAGCCTAGAAAAGTATACATTGTTGGAAAAGAAAAAATACAACACCTTGATTAATTCATTTTTTTTAATTTGGATAAGGAATAACAATACTTTTTCTATCTTTACCATACGATCTATTAATTGATACAGACATGGAGGCTATTACATGTTTCAACCGAAAAAGAAACGTCCCAGAATCAGAAAAACAATGTCGGGTCTCATTGCACTGACATTACTCTCTTCACTCATATTGCCAAATGTAGCTGGAGCAGAGCCGGTAGAAGCAGCTCAAGTACAATTCGCAAATGTAAGCGTACAGGCAGGGCAGAGCGTTCATGTACCTGTTGCATTGAAGAAATCCTATTTCGGAGTGAAAGCTTATAATATGCAGATTGATTATGATACGTCTGCACTGGAAATTGTTCGGATCACGCCTAAATCCATCAACGCCAACACCATATCCTCCAATGAAGAAGGTGTAGCAGATTTCCAGTATGAAATCAATAATGCAGAAGGCTGGGTACGGATCATTTGGGTTGATTTTTCTGGAGGGAACAATCCAATTGTAGATGAACAACAAATGTTTGATATCGAGATCAAAGCCAAAAACAATGCGACGCCGGGAACAAAACAGCTCTCTGTAGATCAAACGGATTCAGAGCATTGGCATTTTACGAATGTTGAACATCAGAGCTACACTCAATTGTCCGGTGGAACCATCACAATTACAGCAGCAAACTCGGGCGGTGGTAATTCTACACCTAATCCAGGTTCCTCCTCGGGAGGGAGCCTATCGCCAACTTCACCAGTGGTTACAACTGTTCCTTCTACTCCAGCGGTAACCAAAGGTGTAGACATCTATGTGAACGGACAGAAACAGGAACAATCTGCTTCGGCTACCACATCAACGGTAAACAATCTGGTTACCACCACTGTTCACGTGGATAATGACAAAGTCATCAATCAGATTGGAAGTGGACTAAGAACACTTCTGCTGCCGATTACAGGTACTGGCAAGGATGCGGTCGTTGGTGAACTGAACGGCAAACTGGTTAAAACGATGGAAGGAAGTAATGCCGAAGTTGTCATTCAGACAGACAGTGGTACGTACACCCTCCCGGCAAATCAGATTCAGATTGATCAGGTTCTGAACCAATTCGGTAGCACTGTTCCACTCGAAGATATCACCATTCAAATCGCTATTGCACCTAGTGCTGCATCCAAGCAATCAGCCATTCAGGCCGCAGCGGATAA of Paenibacillus sp. FSL R5-0517 contains these proteins:
- a CDS encoding S-layer homology domain-containing protein, with amino-acid sequence MFQPKKKRPRIRKTMSGLIALTLLSSLILPNVAGAEPVEAAQVQFANVSVQAGQSVHVPVALKKSYFGVKAYNMQIDYDTSALEIVRITPKSINANTISSNEEGVADFQYEINNAEGWVRIIWVDFSGGNNPIVDEQQMFDIEIKAKNNATPGTKQLSVDQTDSEHWHFTNVEHQSYTQLSGGTITITAANSGGGNSTPNPGSSSGGSLSPTSPVVTTVPSTPAVTKGVDIYVNGQKQEQSASATTSTVNNLVTTTVHVDNDKVINQIGSGLRTLLLPITGTGKDAVVGELNGKLVKTMEGSNAEVVIQTDSGTYTLPANQIQIDQVLNQFGSTVPLEDITIQIAIAPSAASKQSAIQAAADKMQNTSVVAAPVDFEVKAIWNGQQVNVDRFNSYVERSITLPEGVDGSKITTGVVLQPDGSLLHVPTKVIKGNVQDSAIINSLTNSTYALIYHPTTFSDVTSHWSRDDVQDQASRLIVQGTGENVFAPDRSITRAEFTAVLLRGLGLHSPISTEATSFTDVKTGSWYEDEVQTAVSYGLISGYADDSFRPNSEISRAEALTIVSRAMKLVGLAQADASETTSLLSTYSDSAKVQAWAAEPVASAIKQELVQGADGKLMSEADISRAQSAAIVKRLLAKAGLI
- a CDS encoding dockerin type I domain-containing protein, with protein sequence MKGKQNKKRLKPILKKSMLTALGLGIALPIGGTLPQADAGAIGPVINISQPVLNDGINWLSYSSKPNDPSLRDVPIEVTINSIIRINLSTQFRSDEYSPPTASSSDSSIAEVYVETRQDENMPTPESTLVVIPRQSGKISIELKANYMISGAPETVTDNIELYISKKGDVNADGKVNSLDASDLFSYLRNMMTRRSFSYVEMNRMDVDRNTEPTLGDMDALLKGYKGKTLGGKNNDYVLTFKQVDDAPYVLNGELMNAMLIGNEIGVRHYIMDIDYNDSLNTPSYQWYRATEATGEDMLPIEGETGAQYTVKEEDEGYYLVLEVITQSTWDSNTEPRKVYIVGKEKIQHLD